A stretch of Myxococcus hansupus DNA encodes these proteins:
- a CDS encoding autotransporter domain-containing protein, with translation MTKPTSSTRRRRVFPLGRHGAALAFAVGLGAATPALADGGDSPYRFGLMLDAGAPHGVGLSAVLKPLPWLRLQGGPTTNTLSFGLRGGLSILPMQTFLSPSFNVEAGHYFGSDYNEVVDWLGATPSSRSAAIRDVTYNYVTGTVGLEVGAASRFNFFLHVGLSYVRAGVDDASALLQDVTEDPDVTARNLSVRATMPSVKLGFILYFF, from the coding sequence ATGACGAAGCCGACATCCTCGACGAGACGACGAAGGGTATTTCCCCTGGGACGGCACGGCGCTGCACTCGCGTTCGCCGTGGGACTGGGGGCAGCGACCCCGGCCCTGGCCGATGGTGGAGACAGCCCCTACCGCTTTGGCTTGATGCTGGACGCGGGCGCGCCGCACGGCGTGGGCCTGTCCGCCGTGCTCAAGCCGCTGCCCTGGCTGCGGCTGCAAGGCGGCCCCACCACCAACACGCTCAGCTTCGGCCTGCGCGGCGGACTGAGCATCCTGCCGATGCAGACCTTCCTGTCGCCGTCCTTCAACGTGGAGGCGGGCCACTACTTCGGCTCGGACTACAACGAGGTGGTGGACTGGCTGGGCGCCACGCCGAGCAGCCGCAGCGCGGCCATCCGCGACGTGACGTACAACTACGTCACCGGCACCGTGGGCCTGGAAGTGGGCGCGGCCAGCCGCTTCAACTTCTTCCTCCACGTGGGCCTCAGCTACGTGAGGGCGGGTGTGGACGACGCGAGCGCCCTGCTCCAGGACGTCACGGAGGATCCGGACGTCACCGCGCGGAACCTGTCCGTGCGCGCCACCATGCCCTCCGTGAAGCTGGGCTTCATCCTCTACTTCTTCTGA
- a CDS encoding sterol desaturase family protein, giving the protein MIGIPLGWVYSNFGEWVLHRSVLHGLGKNRKSFWSFHWHEHHQKSRRNDMVDDQYMRSLWTWSAQTKELVGLAVLALAHAPLLPVAPFFVGTVWACAANYYFVHRRAHLDPKWAREHLPWHYDHHMGKEQNANWCVTHPFFDLVMGTRREFLHVQPPAAKEALPSAPVPVPVETRKHVAASGLL; this is encoded by the coding sequence ATGATCGGCATCCCCCTGGGCTGGGTTTACTCCAATTTTGGTGAATGGGTGCTGCACAGGTCTGTCCTGCACGGCCTGGGCAAGAACCGGAAGAGCTTCTGGAGCTTCCACTGGCACGAGCACCACCAGAAGTCGCGTCGCAACGACATGGTGGACGACCAGTACATGCGCTCGCTGTGGACCTGGTCCGCGCAGACGAAGGAGCTGGTGGGGCTGGCGGTGCTCGCGCTGGCGCATGCGCCGCTGCTGCCGGTGGCGCCCTTCTTCGTGGGCACGGTGTGGGCGTGCGCGGCGAACTACTACTTCGTGCACCGGCGCGCCCACCTGGACCCGAAGTGGGCGCGTGAGCACCTGCCGTGGCACTACGACCACCACATGGGCAAGGAGCAGAACGCGAACTGGTGCGTGACGCACCCGTTCTTCGACCTCGTCATGGGCACGCGGCGTGAGTTCCTCCACGTGCAGCCGCCCGCGGCGAAGGAGGCGCTGCCCTCCGCGCCGGTGCCCGTCCCCGTGGAGACCCGGAAGCACGTGGCGGCTTCCGGGCTCCTCTGA
- a CDS encoding 6-phosphofructokinase, with protein MKVAVLTGGGDCPGLNAVIRAVVRRANAHGFEMMGLRDGWKGLLEDNHFRLTRETTSGILHRGGTILGTSRVNPFKVENGLERVKRAIERNGIHAVIAIGGEGTLSAATRMSNEGLRIVGVPKTIDNDINATDFTFGFDTAVSIATEAIDRLHSTAESHKRVIVCEVMGRHVGWIATYAGIAGGADVILVPEIPADMEKVAEHIQRRHAGGRTFSIVVVAEGTRIKLSADQQEQLVTSGALDEAGRPRLGGVGTILAHEIERRTGFETRVSVLGHIQRGGAPTPHDRVLATRYGVHACDMVARGEFGKMAALRGNDIISVDLADATRELKRVPQEFFEVAQVFFG; from the coding sequence ATGAAAGTCGCCGTGCTCACCGGCGGGGGCGACTGCCCCGGCCTGAATGCCGTCATCCGCGCCGTCGTCCGCCGCGCCAACGCCCACGGCTTCGAGATGATGGGCCTCCGAGATGGTTGGAAGGGGTTGTTGGAGGACAACCACTTCCGCCTCACGCGTGAAACCACGTCCGGCATCCTCCACCGGGGTGGCACCATCCTGGGCACCTCACGCGTCAACCCGTTCAAGGTCGAAAACGGGCTGGAGCGCGTCAAGCGCGCCATCGAGCGAAATGGCATCCACGCCGTCATCGCCATCGGCGGCGAGGGCACGCTGTCGGCCGCCACGCGCATGTCCAACGAAGGGCTGCGCATCGTCGGCGTGCCGAAGACCATCGACAACGACATCAACGCCACCGACTTCACCTTCGGCTTCGACACGGCGGTGTCCATCGCCACGGAGGCCATCGACCGGCTGCACTCCACCGCCGAGTCGCACAAGCGCGTCATCGTCTGTGAGGTGATGGGCCGTCACGTGGGCTGGATTGCCACGTACGCGGGCATCGCCGGCGGCGCGGACGTCATCCTGGTGCCGGAGATTCCCGCCGACATGGAGAAGGTGGCCGAGCACATCCAGCGCCGCCACGCGGGCGGACGGACGTTCTCCATCGTCGTGGTGGCGGAGGGCACGCGCATCAAGCTGTCCGCGGACCAGCAGGAGCAGCTCGTCACCAGCGGGGCGCTCGACGAGGCAGGCAGGCCGCGCCTCGGCGGCGTGGGCACCATCCTGGCGCACGAAATCGAGCGGCGGACGGGCTTCGAGACGCGCGTGTCGGTGCTGGGTCACATCCAGCGCGGCGGCGCGCCCACGCCGCATGACCGCGTGCTCGCCACCCGCTACGGCGTCCATGCGTGCGACATGGTGGCGCGCGGCGAGTTCGGGAAGATGGCCGCCCTGCGTGGCAACGACATCATCAGCGTGGACCTGGCCGACGCCACCCGCGAGCTGAAGCGCGTGCCGCAGGAGTTCTTCGAGGTCGCCCAGGTGTTCTTCGGCTGA
- a CDS encoding TetR/AcrR family transcriptional regulator has product MSTRSGTRGDAARATDKRPGRPGSRREAHRRERMQELEDAALTLFLARGLDGVTIDDITQAAGVAKGTFYRYFEDKAALVDGLLEPVRRELLAGLETCGHALADAHNVEAMFDAYRAMAAVIASALLQYPGVVRLYLQECRGPAVGARAKVAELARLVARHAVDITQKAHTSGLLRPIRPAVSGLAVVGAVERLLLAVLSEEDIGNPLELPDALTTLVLDGLRLPPTEPRPGRRKLDGGPKRP; this is encoded by the coding sequence ATGTCGACCCGGAGTGGGACGCGGGGGGATGCCGCCCGCGCAACGGACAAGCGGCCCGGGCGTCCGGGCAGTCGCCGCGAGGCCCACCGCCGCGAGCGGATGCAGGAGCTGGAAGACGCCGCGCTGACGCTGTTCCTGGCGCGGGGGTTGGACGGCGTCACCATCGACGACATCACCCAGGCGGCGGGCGTGGCCAAGGGGACGTTCTACCGGTACTTCGAGGACAAGGCGGCGCTGGTGGACGGGCTGCTGGAGCCGGTGCGCCGGGAGCTGCTCGCGGGGCTGGAGACGTGCGGGCATGCGCTCGCGGACGCGCACAACGTGGAGGCCATGTTCGACGCGTACCGGGCGATGGCGGCGGTGATTGCCAGCGCGCTGCTCCAGTATCCGGGCGTGGTGCGCCTGTACCTTCAGGAGTGTCGCGGCCCAGCCGTGGGGGCGCGGGCGAAGGTGGCGGAGCTGGCCCGGCTGGTCGCGCGTCACGCGGTGGACATCACGCAGAAGGCCCACACCAGCGGCCTGCTGCGCCCCATTCGTCCGGCGGTGAGCGGACTGGCGGTGGTGGGCGCGGTGGAGCGGCTGCTCCTGGCGGTGTTGAGCGAGGAGGACATCGGCAATCCGCTGGAGCTGCCGGACGCGCTCACCACGCTGGTGTTGGATGGGTTGCGGCTGCCCCCGACGGAGCCCCGTCCCGGGCGCCGGAAGTTGGACGGAGGCCCCAAGCGCCCCTAA
- a CDS encoding DUF4150 domain-containing protein, translating to MANTVGVNKMSVVTKDSNGVSVAFPDVCKTPSPAGPVPIPYPNVARSADTDNGTKGVSVQGNPVCVKDSNFSTSTGDEAGTAGGGVVSGKTKGKAEFANFSFDVKFEGKNVARALDLMFHNDKNTPPAPLMQPPVIALGQSDGKPLCLTCKDPVDE from the coding sequence ATGGCCAACACCGTCGGCGTCAACAAGATGTCTGTGGTGACCAAGGATTCCAACGGGGTATCGGTCGCCTTTCCCGACGTTTGCAAGACGCCAAGCCCGGCTGGCCCCGTGCCCATTCCCTACCCCAATGTCGCCAGGTCTGCAGACACCGACAATGGCACCAAGGGCGTCAGCGTTCAGGGCAACCCCGTTTGCGTGAAGGACTCGAACTTCAGCACCAGTACAGGCGATGAGGCAGGAACTGCTGGTGGCGGCGTTGTGTCTGGGAAAACCAAGGGCAAGGCGGAGTTCGCGAACTTCTCATTCGACGTGAAGTTCGAGGGCAAGAACGTCGCCCGGGCACTGGACCTCATGTTCCACAATGACAAGAACACGCCGCCCGCGCCCTTGATGCAACCTCCTGTCATAGCACTTGGGCAGAGCGACGGAAAACCACTGTGCCTGACCTGCAAGGACCCCGTGGATGAGTGA
- a CDS encoding transglycosylase SLT domain-containing protein produces the protein MGRKRAARRTGMTVPGWAWWLPCVFAPVVLLNVAVAWFGSSFVSPLSFSFLEAKAGAVRAYLAHRPSCWMEGHAPLEPIIDAAERRHGLPPGLLRALVQVESESRVHRISPAGAMGPGQLMPGTAAMLGVKDPFDPEPAIDGSARYLAGQLRRFKDVSLAVAAYNAGPGSVNGRVPKNGETEYYVPKVLAAWELTRPPPPPRKAPVVTKPAAKPKPAAPARTKAPASAAKDAKKPAAPTAKGQG, from the coding sequence GTGGGACGCAAGCGGGCGGCACGGCGGACGGGGATGACGGTGCCCGGTTGGGCATGGTGGCTCCCGTGCGTGTTCGCCCCCGTGGTGCTGCTCAACGTCGCGGTGGCGTGGTTCGGCAGCAGCTTCGTGTCGCCGCTGTCCTTCTCCTTCCTGGAGGCCAAGGCCGGCGCGGTCCGCGCGTACCTGGCGCACCGGCCCTCGTGCTGGATGGAGGGCCACGCGCCGCTGGAGCCCATCATCGACGCGGCCGAGCGCCGGCACGGACTTCCGCCGGGCCTGCTGCGGGCGCTGGTGCAGGTGGAGTCGGAGTCGCGGGTGCATCGCATCTCGCCCGCGGGGGCCATGGGCCCTGGCCAGCTCATGCCGGGCACGGCGGCGATGCTGGGCGTGAAGGACCCGTTCGACCCGGAGCCCGCGATTGATGGCAGCGCGCGGTACCTGGCCGGGCAGCTCCGGCGCTTCAAGGACGTGTCGCTCGCGGTGGCCGCGTACAACGCGGGCCCGGGCTCCGTGAACGGGCGCGTGCCGAAGAACGGTGAGACGGAGTACTACGTGCCCAAGGTGCTCGCGGCGTGGGAGCTGACTCGGCCCCCTCCGCCGCCGCGCAAGGCACCGGTGGTCACCAAGCCCGCGGCCAAACCGAAGCCGGCGGCGCCCGCGCGGACAAAGGCCCCGGCCTCCGCGGCGAAGGATGCGAAGAAGCCGGCGGCGCCCACGGCGAAGGGACAGGGCTGA
- the nagB gene encoding glucosamine-6-phosphate deaminase: protein MNIRVFDSEREAAAACAQRIARAVAERPSLVLGLPTGRTPLNVYRELVGAFQQGRLDLSQVRTFNLDEFLGISADDAGSFRAYMDRHFFQHVNLAPEHIHFLDGTTTDPAAECARYDARIAEVGGLDLVLLGLGTNGHLAFNEPAEGLVSRSHRVRLSRATREANVMLFGDDASRVPLEALTLGMAGILQARRVVLLAFGASKAEAVRAMVHGPVSPRCPASFLQLHPDAEVWLDPAAHAHV from the coding sequence TTGAACATCCGCGTCTTCGATTCCGAACGGGAGGCCGCCGCCGCGTGCGCCCAGCGAATCGCTCGCGCGGTGGCGGAGCGTCCGTCGCTGGTGCTGGGGCTCCCCACGGGCCGCACGCCGCTCAACGTGTACCGGGAGCTGGTGGGCGCGTTCCAGCAGGGCCGGTTGGACCTGTCCCAGGTCCGCACCTTCAACCTGGACGAGTTCCTCGGCATCTCCGCCGACGACGCGGGCAGCTTCCGCGCGTACATGGACCGGCACTTCTTCCAGCACGTCAACCTGGCGCCAGAGCACATCCATTTCCTGGACGGCACCACGACGGACCCGGCGGCGGAGTGCGCGCGCTACGACGCTCGAATCGCCGAGGTCGGAGGCCTGGACCTGGTGCTGCTGGGGCTCGGGACCAACGGGCACCTCGCCTTCAATGAGCCCGCGGAGGGCCTGGTCTCACGGAGCCACCGGGTGCGCTTGAGCCGTGCGACACGCGAGGCGAATGTGATGCTCTTCGGGGACGACGCCTCGCGCGTTCCGCTGGAGGCGCTCACGTTGGGCATGGCCGGCATCCTCCAGGCCCGCCGGGTGGTGTTGCTGGCCTTTGGCGCGTCGAAGGCGGAGGCGGTGCGCGCCATGGTGCACGGCCCCGTGTCACCGCGTTGTCCCGCATCCTTCCTCCAGCTCCATCCGGACGCTGAGGTGTGGTTGGACCCAGCGGCTCACGCGCACGTGTGA
- a CDS encoding M28 family metallopeptidase, whose protein sequence is MATKVSDSPRPLPSLPPRAAVARDAKTPEAAKPPSAPPGWNADRFESARAPRPLLCNVPTPPPTAPVEPTPEPEVDTRAVDADPMTHIAYLSSDELQGRDSPSAGLDAASTYVQQHVQKYGLVGPNTNNPDNPFEQRFDVYSFAGRPGVRGETGGHVHKPGTYGHELFEGGFYLDDKMPAETIDLLNQKYEKAMGARGLPLAPPRDGAQRGVEELRQLATASGQAVNTMALLPGSGPNKDEVIVVMAHLDHDGVDRRGNVLNGADDNASGSAVLMAAVPELAEAAARGELDRSVLFLWTGAEEKGLVGSQYFVDHPIPGLDLEAITGVINVDMVGRWDDQRLSVVDTNSRGQPNYFRDVLDQANAQLDDPFDRINRDINVFRDRQDGASFGRKGEDVLFLFEGLSNPNGGGDLIPEYHRADDDIDLILRDNGGEKPRRVKDLMVNVIELAANRSAPES, encoded by the coding sequence ATGGCCACGAAAGTCAGCGACAGCCCGCGTCCCCTCCCCTCGCTTCCGCCTCGCGCCGCCGTGGCCAGGGACGCCAAGACGCCGGAAGCGGCGAAGCCCCCCAGCGCGCCGCCGGGCTGGAACGCGGACCGCTTCGAGTCCGCCCGCGCGCCGCGGCCGCTGCTGTGCAACGTCCCCACGCCGCCGCCCACCGCGCCCGTGGAGCCCACACCGGAGCCGGAGGTCGACACCCGGGCGGTGGACGCGGACCCGATGACGCACATCGCGTACCTGTCCTCGGACGAGCTCCAGGGCCGTGACAGCCCGTCGGCCGGGTTGGACGCGGCGTCCACGTACGTGCAGCAGCACGTGCAGAAGTACGGCCTCGTGGGCCCCAACACGAACAACCCGGACAACCCCTTCGAGCAGCGCTTCGACGTGTACTCGTTCGCGGGCCGCCCCGGGGTGCGCGGCGAGACGGGCGGGCACGTGCACAAGCCGGGCACCTACGGGCACGAGCTGTTCGAGGGCGGCTTCTACCTCGACGACAAGATGCCGGCGGAGACCATCGACCTGCTCAACCAGAAGTACGAGAAGGCGATGGGCGCGCGCGGCCTGCCCCTGGCCCCGCCGCGAGACGGCGCACAGCGCGGCGTGGAGGAGCTGCGCCAGCTCGCCACCGCGTCCGGGCAGGCGGTGAACACCATGGCGCTGCTGCCGGGTTCAGGGCCGAACAAGGACGAGGTCATCGTGGTGATGGCCCACCTGGACCACGACGGCGTGGACCGCCGGGGCAACGTGCTCAACGGCGCGGATGACAACGCGTCCGGCAGCGCGGTGCTGATGGCGGCGGTGCCGGAGCTGGCGGAGGCGGCGGCGCGCGGCGAGCTGGACCGCTCCGTGCTCTTCCTCTGGACGGGCGCGGAGGAGAAGGGCCTGGTGGGCTCGCAGTACTTCGTGGACCACCCGATTCCGGGGCTGGATTTGGAGGCCATCACCGGCGTCATCAACGTGGACATGGTGGGCCGCTGGGATGACCAGCGCCTGTCCGTGGTGGACACCAACTCGCGCGGCCAGCCCAACTACTTCCGCGACGTGCTGGACCAGGCGAACGCGCAGCTCGACGACCCGTTCGACCGCATCAACCGCGACATCAACGTGTTCCGCGACCGCCAGGACGGCGCGTCCTTCGGGCGCAAGGGTGAGGACGTCCTCTTCCTCTTCGAGGGCCTCTCCAATCCCAACGGCGGCGGCGACCTCATCCCCGAGTACCACCGGGCCGACGACGACATCGACCTCATCCTCCGTGACAACGGCGGCGAGAAGCCGCGCCGCGTGAAGGATTTGATGGTCAACGTCATCGAACTCGCGGCCAACCGGAGTGCTCCGGAGTCTTGA
- a CDS encoding long-chain fatty acid--CoA ligase, producing the protein MLPGRMMDFPLTLSHLLERGRTFFPHSEIVSRNPDKSLHRYTYADFYERTCRLANALTRLGVKPGDRVATLSWNHYRHLEVYYGVPCMGAVVHTLNLRLHPNDLGYIARHAEDSVLVVDRSLLPLYEKFKDAVPGIRHVIVVPDSGPAPEGTLDYEALLAAESPRYDFPELDENSASMLCYTSGTTGNPKGVLYSHRSTVLHALACCMTDVTGMREVDAVLPVVPMFHAAAWGLVFDAVLTGAKLVFPGPHLDPPSLLDLMAAEKVTMAGGVPTIWIGILALLDQSPGKWDLSSMRSMLIGGSAAPPALIEGFRQRHGLEVVHAWGMTEMSPVGTMAKVKGPTRQAAPETQASARASQGFALPFVETRVAADDGTLLPWDGETMGELEVRGPWVASSYFSDEGADRFTKDGWFKTGDVVTIDKHGYVRICDRSKDVIKSGGEWISSVALENALMAHPAVLEAAVFAAKHPKWDERPLAAVALKEGQRVTKEELTTHLAGQFAKMWLPDDYVFVPQVPRTSTGKFLKTKLREEYGDHLMKNSQADAAT; encoded by the coding sequence ATGCTGCCAGGCCGCATGATGGATTTTCCGCTCACGCTGAGCCATCTCCTGGAACGTGGGCGGACGTTCTTCCCCCACTCGGAAATCGTCAGCCGCAACCCGGACAAGTCGCTGCACCGCTACACGTACGCGGACTTCTACGAGCGCACGTGCAGGCTGGCCAACGCGCTGACGCGGCTGGGCGTGAAGCCGGGCGACCGGGTGGCCACGCTGAGCTGGAACCACTACCGGCACCTCGAGGTGTATTACGGCGTGCCCTGCATGGGCGCCGTCGTGCACACGCTCAACCTGCGCCTGCACCCGAATGACTTGGGCTACATCGCGCGGCACGCGGAGGACTCCGTGCTGGTGGTGGACCGCTCGCTGCTGCCCTTGTACGAGAAGTTCAAGGACGCGGTGCCTGGCATCCGCCACGTCATCGTCGTACCGGATTCAGGGCCCGCGCCCGAGGGGACACTCGACTACGAAGCGCTGCTGGCGGCCGAGTCGCCGCGGTATGACTTTCCCGAGCTCGATGAGAACTCCGCGTCGATGCTCTGCTACACGTCGGGCACGACGGGCAACCCGAAGGGCGTGCTCTACAGCCACCGCTCCACCGTGCTGCACGCGCTGGCGTGTTGCATGACGGATGTGACGGGCATGCGCGAGGTGGACGCGGTGCTGCCGGTGGTGCCCATGTTCCACGCCGCGGCGTGGGGGTTGGTGTTCGACGCGGTGCTCACGGGCGCGAAGCTGGTGTTCCCGGGGCCGCACCTGGACCCGCCGTCCCTGTTGGACTTGATGGCGGCGGAGAAGGTGACGATGGCGGGCGGCGTCCCCACCATCTGGATTGGCATCCTCGCGCTGTTGGACCAGTCACCGGGCAAGTGGGACCTGAGCAGCATGCGGTCGATGCTGATTGGTGGCTCGGCGGCGCCTCCGGCGTTGATTGAGGGCTTCCGCCAGCGGCACGGCCTGGAGGTGGTCCACGCGTGGGGCATGACGGAGATGAGCCCCGTGGGGACCATGGCGAAGGTGAAGGGGCCCACGCGGCAGGCGGCGCCGGAGACCCAGGCCTCGGCGCGAGCGTCGCAGGGCTTCGCGCTGCCCTTCGTGGAGACGCGCGTGGCCGCCGATGACGGCACGCTGCTGCCCTGGGATGGCGAGACGATGGGCGAGCTGGAGGTGCGCGGCCCGTGGGTGGCTTCGTCCTACTTCAGCGATGAGGGTGCGGACCGCTTCACGAAGGATGGCTGGTTCAAGACGGGAGACGTCGTCACCATCGACAAGCACGGGTATGTGCGCATCTGCGACCGCAGCAAGGACGTCATCAAGTCAGGCGGTGAGTGGATCTCCTCCGTGGCCTTGGAGAACGCGTTGATGGCGCACCCGGCGGTGCTGGAGGCGGCCGTCTTCGCCGCGAAGCACCCGAAGTGGGACGAGCGCCCGTTGGCCGCGGTGGCGCTGAAGGAAGGCCAGCGCGTCACCAAGGAGGAGCTGACCACGCACCTGGCGGGCCAGTTCGCGAAGATGTGGCTGCCGGATGACTACGTCTTCGTCCCGCAGGTGCCGCGCACGTCGACGGGCAAGTTCCTGAAGACGAAGCTGCGCGAGGAGTACGGCGACCACCTGATGAAGAATTCCCAGGCGGACGCCGCGACGTAG